The genomic stretch AAGGCAAATAGAAccagtatgtaaaaatgtacatacatttttgccatttgtgttttgtctgagaACATGAAAAATCTTTTACCTGGCTGCATTAGCTATGGGGCTTCAGAACAACCCAATTAATTGATTTACTCTTTTTTGTATCAatgaaaagacacacaaattaAATGGATCGCACAGGTGGAGCCCCTGCTGTCAAAAGGACATGTACTCCATGCTTTACAAAACTACTACGAATTCAGATGCTGAATAAAAGAACAAAGCCTCTTCACTGTCTAAAGGCacgttgaaaaaaaatgtatatatgtgAAACACGGGCTCTTATGTGAAACTAAAAGTGGCTACAAAATTTAAGATATGACTTCCgttgttatattttaaatatttaatttattgcaaataaattatttttgaaacatcACCTAGCCTGCGTACTTGAATCTGAATTACTTTTGactatttcatttcttttaggAGGTAAGATCATTTTTATATCACCATAAGGCCTTTTGTTTTATGGCGTAAAATGTGTCTGTGCAGAGACACTTGGGTTAAACTGAACCTATATTACTGCTGTCTGAAATGTACCAAATTACTTCCTAAATGTGTATATGCAGATCGTTTAAAATATTCCCTTGAGTTTTGTAAGCATCTCTTTCAGTGGCCTCACCAGgccacttcttcacataccaTATGGTGGGGGGatgtttcttcaccataggtatgtaaatggtCTGCAGTCTGACTCTGACCAGGCTGTGATCTGAGTGACCCAGAGGggtgaggagctgtatgcatccttgatgcCTGCATGCAGTAGGTGTAAGGTTTTACTGTCTCTGGTGTGGCAGGTCACTTAccagtgataagacgttgctgtgacgtgctgtaggttgatgttgacagtgtcggtgtccgagctggtagtggtgtcgaagctggtgctggagaggaggcaggggagctcggggctccatgacggaggtggagtaggctttgCACGTGGAaaggattcttgaacagaaataaacactcaccctAAGTACATGAAAAACacgacattgtaacttgtgaaaaaaatgaacctgtaagaccactagcttagttcgtcatgctgactgaagtattagcttctgagagctaaacgttagaaacagcagcacgaaatacaagcagagcacggagttagcgctgatggctaactagctagcgcagatggctaactagctatcttattgtctactacaggagacaacgagattactttctaaatatacttgtttgcttaaagggagcttgccaccaatgggataaatgatgtaaaagtttcttgaagtcacaaaacactcaccataGTAAGAGACGGAGGGTGTGATATCTGCAGCTGGGACACTTCACTGTGGATGAATAATTGAATCCATTTTAGACTTTAAATGGAATATATCCATCCAGTGGAGTACTATGACAAAGATTTGGAATTGAAACCAGTGACTGTGTTTTGAGATGACACAAAAACTGCTGattcatctatttttttccatccaCATAGCTTTATGGTTTGATGCACATGATTTGCTTTATTAAAAGGTTgcaattttagaaaaaaatctctgCAGCAAATATGACTTTATGGTTAATAATATTGTTGCGTTTATGTACACAAAGTATATGAAGTATATGAAGATGAAACCtgggttttgtgtgtttcatgaTGAATTTCTTTCGTATACCAAAGTagagaataaaaatgcaataaaacttaacataacagaagaaaatgattttaaaatatttaaaacgaccttttaattgtttttacttttaagttttttgtatgttttcaatACGTGCCTCTTTCTATTGATCCAATGCAAAGATGTCAGAACCACGTTGTTAGTACATGATGAATTATTTAAAGCAGCTTTCTCATGTGACAGCAATGGAAAGTGAAGTCAGAATTTAATCCTTTTTAACTTTTGCTGCAGGGCTTGTACAACAAGCGCCAAAATTTAAAGCTGGGGGGAAGACAGCGGATTGGTCTTCTATGTCCGCCATTTCCTTTGTGACCCATTCACCGCaagcaagaaacacaacaaccaatCATCTTCGTTGGTTTCTTAGCGGCCAATGTGATTAGTCGAAGGCCAGAGCAGCTATACCAATAACCACTAGCTTCCTGTTCGCTTTGCTCTCTTACAGCCAATCAAATCAGGCTACTTTTGTTCCAACAACCAATCGGGGTTTAGGGCGGGACAACTCGTTGGGTTTATAACCAGGTTGTGTAGCTACGTCTTTCTATCTCATCGTCGCCCGTGGTTCTAGTTTTGTAGGACTCCGATCGAAGAAATCATTTTAACTACCGAACATGTCTGGAAGAGGCAAAACCGGAGCAAAGGCCCGCGCCAAGGCCAAGACCCGCAGCTCCCGCGCCGGACTGCAGTTCCCCGTGGGTCGTGTCCACCGACTGCTCCGCAAGGGTAACTACGCCGAGAGAGTGGGCGCCGGGGCCCCAGTGTACCTGGCCGCTGTCCTCGAGTACCTCACCGCTGAGATCCTGGAGCTGGCCGGCAACGCCGCCAGGGACAACAAGAAGACCCGTATCATCCCCCGTCACCTCCAGCTGGCTGTCCGCAACGACGAGGAGCTGAACAAGCTGCTCGGCGGAGTGACCATCGCTCAGGGCGGCGTCCTGCCCAACATCCAGGCCGTCCTGCTGCCCAAGAAGACCGGCCAGTCTGCACCGAGCTCCGGCAAGGCGGGAAAGAAGGCCTCCTCTCAGTCTCAGGAGTATTAGCTTTCT from Amphiprion ocellaris isolate individual 3 ecotype Okinawa chromosome 14, ASM2253959v1, whole genome shotgun sequence encodes the following:
- the LOC111575212 gene encoding histone H2AX — its product is MSGRGKTGAKARAKAKTRSSRAGLQFPVGRVHRLLRKGNYAERVGAGAPVYLAAVLEYLTAEILELAGNAARDNKKTRIIPRHLQLAVRNDEELNKLLGGVTIAQGGVLPNIQAVLLPKKTGQSAPSSGKAGKKASSQSQEY